In one Lycorma delicatula isolate Av1 chromosome 5, ASM4794821v1, whole genome shotgun sequence genomic region, the following are encoded:
- the LOC142325081 gene encoding putative salivary secreted peptide, which yields MHINRTMISSTSLLLCLAVIVPLVMAESISNPNEINLRTKGASHNLILGQRTWGDRLLFHQVVDVHRKLFRKVTYDVKYPSGSYGNANISCITVIDLKSDGTGGYPYLKSGGVGYRSALINLLSQRSHGLHFNVTVYGK from the exons ATGCATATCAACAGAACAATGATTTCAAGTACTTCATTACTGCTGTGTTTAGCAGTAATAGTTCCTTTAGTTATGGCAGAAAGTATAAGCAATCCAAATGAGATTAATTTGCGAACGAAAGGTGCTAGCCACAACCTAATTCTTGGTCAAAGAACTTGGGGAGATag gttattaTTTCACCAGGTTGTGGATGTACACCGAAAACTATTTCGAAAAGTTACTTATGATGTTAAATATCCTTCAGGAAGTTATGGTAACGCCAATATCTCATGCATAACAGTCATCGATTTGAAATCGGATGGTACTGGTGGATATCCATATTTAAAATCAGGGGGTGTAGGTTATCGCAGtgctttaataaatcttttatcgcAAAGAAGCCACGGCCTACATTTTAATGTTACAGTTTAtggaaaatag